GTTCCAACTCGGTATAGAATCTACCCCGTTCATTTATATTTTCGTGTTCCCGTCAAACTTTATATTTCCTACCTATGTAATCCAGACAATTTCATATGCTTATGATGCAAGACACTTTGATGTGTACTAGATTACCTGTGGGTATGCAGTTTGAATTTACCGTACTAAATAATGGAGACTCATGAATGAACACCATAATGGCTTGCTGACAGGCGACGCATTGTAATCGATCTCTACAGGTGATAGGAACTACTACTATCAATATAGTTGGGTTTGATAAATGTGAATTTATGCCGGGCATTTCCATCTTGGTGTTTGGCAACGTGGGGTGCAGAGTCCTCTCCCGTTTCCCGCACATGCCAAGCTCAAATGAAAGCGTAACAATGGAGCTCGTGGCGCAACACAGGCCGTCACAAATCTTGCATATCGTTGCTATATTTGGCGCATCCACCACGCATGCACAAGTTTGGGACAAGAAGCACATCGATCGCTCTCGGCCCCGTTTCGTTGGCCTTCCTCTCTGGCTTTTGCTTCTTCTCCGATGGGTTATCCGGGGCGCTTGGCCGTCCTCCTCCTTgtggccgccaccgccaccgccgtgGTCGCCCACAACGACACCGGCGAGCACAAGAACTACCTCGTCATCGTGCGCGCGCCGTACGAGTACGACACGAACGTGTACAAGAACGTGTCGAGCTGGCACGCCTCGCTGGTGTCGTCGGTGTGCGATCAGGCCAAGGAGCAGCTCGACGCTGACCCGGAGGCCGCGACGCGCCTCATCTACTCCTACCGCAACGTCATCAATGGCTTCGCCGCCCGCCTCACCGAGGACGAGGTGCACCACATGAGCGAGAAGGACTGGTTCCTCAAGGCCTTGCCGGAGAAGACCTACCAGCTCATGACCACGCACACGCCGCGGATGCTCGGGCTCACCGGCCCCATGTTCCACCCCGGCGTGTGGAACAGGACCAACATGGGGGAGGGGATGATCATCGGCATCCTCGACggcggcatcgccggctcgcacccgtcgttcgacggcaccGGCATGCCCCCGCCGCCGGCCAAGTGGAAGGGCCGCTGCGACTTCAACAGCTCCGTGTGCAACAACAAGCTCATCGGCGCGCGGTCCTTCTACGAGTCGGCCAAGTGGAGGTGGGAAGGGATCGACGACCCGGTCCTGCCCATCGACGACAGCGCGCACGGCACGCACGTGTCGAGCACGGCGGCCGGCGCGTTCGTGCCTGGAGCCAACGCCATGGGCAGCGGCTTCGGCACGGCGGCCGGCATGGCGCCCCGCGCGCACCTGGCCTTCTACCAGGTGTGCTTCGTGGGCAAGGGCTGCGACCGCGACGACATACTCGCGGCGATCGACGATGCCCTCGACGAGGGCATCGACGTGCTCTCCATGTCGCTCGGCGATGATTCGGCCGGAGACTTCGCCGCCGACCCCATTGCGCTCGGGGGATTCAGCGCCGTCATGAGAGACGTCTTTGTCTGCACATCGGCTGGGAACCAAGGCCCGCTCCCAGCGACGGTTGCCAACGAGGCGCCGTGGCTGCTCACCGTGGCTGCGGCCACAACTGACCGGAGTTTCCCTGCGGACGTGAAGCTTGGCAATGGGGTCGAGATCACCGGCGAATCGCACTACCAGCCCAGCACCTACGGGAGCGTGCAGCAGCCGTTGGTGATGGACACTTCCGCCGACGGCACGTGCTCGGACAAGACCGTCCTGACGGCCGCGCAAGTCGCCGGAAAGATAGTCCTTTGCCACTCCGGCGGCAACCTGACCAACCTCGAGAAGGGAAGCATTCTGCACGACGCCGGCGCTGTCGCCATGATCATCATTTTCCCGGTTGACG
This genomic stretch from Hordeum vulgare subsp. vulgare chromosome 6H, MorexV3_pseudomolecules_assembly, whole genome shotgun sequence harbors:
- the LOC123405557 gene encoding subtilisin-like protease 4, coding for KRNNGARGATQAVTNLAYRCYIWRIHHACTSLGQEAHRSLSAPFRWPSSLAFASSPMGYPGRLAVLLLVAATATAVVAHNDTGEHKNYLVIVRAPYEYDTNVYKNVSSWHASLVSSVCDQAKEQLDADPEAATRLIYSYRNVINGFAARLTEDEVHHMSEKDWFLKALPEKTYQLMTTHTPRMLGLTGPMFHPGVWNRTNMGEGMIIGILDGGIAGSHPSFDGTGMPPPPAKWKGRCDFNSSVCNNKLIGARSFYESAKWRWEGIDDPVLPIDDSAHGTHVSSTAAGAFVPGANAMGSGFGTAAGMAPRAHLAFYQVCFVGKGCDRDDILAAIDDALDEGIDVLSMSLGDDSAGDFAADPIALGGFSAVMRDVFVCTSAGNQGPLPATVANEAPWLLTVAAATTDRSFPADVKLGNGVEITGESHYQPSTYGSVQQPLVMDTSADGTCSDKTVLTAAQVAGKIVLCHSGGNLTNLEKGSILHDAGAVAMIIIFPVDAGSVIMLKAHALPATHVAYKELDKIMAYVNSTQSPSAQLLFKGTVLGNRLAPVVAPFSSRGPSRQNQGILKPDITGPGVNIIAAVPMPNGLPQPPNEMAYKFDVMSGTSMAAPHIGGIAVLIKKAHPTWSPAAIKSAMMTTADTMDGRRMQMLDQDGRPANLISMGAGFINPIKAMNPGLVYNQSAHDYIPYLCGLGYNDHEVTSIIHPAPPLSCKQLPVIHQKDLNYPSIVVYLDKEPYAVNVSRAVTNVDNGVAVYAASVELPASLSAKVTPDLLGFREMNEVQTFTVTIRTKDGQTMKDRIAEGQLKWVSRKHVVRSPIVVSRKKFFKENAMANNGQRVGDS